CAAGCCTACTGATAGCGAAAAATAAAAACCATAAAAATAGCTTTTATTTTCGATTTAACAACCTAATATCACCCCTTTTAATATATAGACTTTTCGAAATTAAAATGGTTGGCGATAACCTCCAATATTTCACAAAAAAATACCTCAATTTCCACTGCAAAAACACCCCAATAGTGCCGCCGCATTCTGGCGATAGCCTCCCAGGATTTTCCCACTTCAGGAGGCTATCGCCAAATTCGCAAAACACCAGCAAGCAACAACATCAAAAATTTCACCTAAATCAGATGAAATAAAACCTCTTCAGTTACCTCTTCAGTTACCTCGCCACTCCCCAGCAGAACCATCTTCTTCAAACATGCCTCACAGATCTGGTAAAACCTTATGCTATCGCTCCCTTCAGTAAAAGGTGAAAGCATAACAACAAGTTTATCCAGTGTCTTTGCATCAACCAGACATTCGAACACACTATACTGGACCCTCACTCCATGATCTAATAGTATATTTTGCCACCTTTTTCCGTAATCCATCATCGGAAATGTCATAAGAGATTACTACAAACACCATTTAACGCACCAGAAATGGTTGATATTCTTCCCTGTTGAGAATTGCTCTCTCCATATTCACGACCTGCCTCTGGAAAAGCCTACGGTAACTGGTATTTAAATTTTCGTCTCTATCCAGGAAAAGCTTTTCCATCCGTTCTTCATAGGCTGTGAGAAAACGCTTGAATGCTTCCCTGTTCAAAAAAAAGGCACTATTGTTTTCCTTGTGGAAATCATCTTCTTTTATAATTCCCGTGTTTACCAGGGTCTGGACAAGTCCGTCAACCACAGGATGGCGGAACTCCTCTACCAGGTCCAGGGGAAGAGACTGTCTACCATATCTCAGACACCTTTTCGCCATTTCATGTGGGTAGGGTAAACTCCCTCCATCACCCGTACACAGTCACATTCGGTACAGTCTCTTTGATCCGCGCCAGTGCATCGGCTGGCACATCGATTAGTACGCGCTCTTCCTTAAGTTTGGATCTGAGTATTTTCAACACCTGCTCACCGGGTGTTACATAGACAATCGTTTTCTCATCGTCGAGGTGCATTTCTCCAACTATCAATATGCCGTGTGGGGTTTTGGAAATTATCTTCACATTCCATGTTTTTGTGCTGTTGTCGTAATACACATCGCCGGCAGATACTTGGTTTCCCATATTTTCTATAGAGGATTTCGATAGAAATCCTCAATAAGGTATTCCTGAGCAGTTTCATACATTTCCCTGGACTTCATTGTTTCACCTTCCGGAGTTTGATCACCCAGCATTTTAAAGCTGACCATGCCTGCATAAACCTATCAATACTACATTTTGCATTTTGACCATCTAAAATATCGGGATCATGATAGGTGATATTGTTGTTATCGAATCCCGTGATCACTATGAAATGACCGAAACCTTGTATTCCTCCTTATAGTATTCCTGCATCAAGCAATACAATGACTGGATTGCCATTTTCTAGTATATATTTTAAACCATCTATGTCTTCATGTTTTAATGCATCTGCATTGAATCCAAAAACTTTTGAACCTTTTACCAGTTGCAACGGAGTGGTGCCAAGTTCGGTGGTTCCGCATGCCTTTGCTACATCTTCTTCTGATGCCGAAGTGCCAAGGTATTTTAGCAACATTCTAAGGCATGCCGGACCACAGGTATACCATTCCTGTTGTTTGTAGTATGGTACTTCTGATACAATCATTATCCAATTTTCGTTTTATTGTCAGATATAATTTCCGACTGGCACTTCACATGAACGAATTCAATTCTTTAGAATCTAACATAGCAATCTTACTCCCATAAAAGCCAACTCACACAAATCAGCGAAGAGCCACTCTTTTGTTAAGAAAAAAATCAGTGTTTTGTTTCAATCCCCTAAAACGGGTCTATGCTTTTCTCACTAATTTATCCAGATGATTATTTAAGAAAAGATCAATATTGTTTCAATCCCCTAAAACGGGTCTATGCTTTTCTCACGTTTCTAAGGAAGAACTGCAAGCCTACTGATAGCGAAAATTAAAAGGCAGATATTTACCTTTTATTTCCGATTTAACAAACAAATATTACCCTTTTTAATATATAGACTTTTCGAAATTGAAATGTTTGGCGATAACCTCCAATATTTCACTAAAAAATACCCCCATTTCACCTGCAAAAACACCCCAATAGTGCCGCCGCATTCTGGCGATAGCCTCCCGGGATTTTCCCACTTTCCGAGGCTATCGCCAAATTCAAAAAATCGAAAAAAACACCACCACAACAAGACATATCAAAATTTTATGTGCGTCACAGAAATTCTGGCCCCATTTTCATTCCCCCTTAATTTCATACTTTCCCAATCCATAAACTGTCCCCTTACCCATATGAAGCAATTCACCAAGTTTTATAAATGGCATGAACTCAGCAAGCTCACCTTCAAATGTTATTTCGCCAAGAAAACCACCCATTTTCATCTTTGTTCCCTGCCTCTGAGAGTATCGTTTCCAGTCATACCACTTAAGTTCCGAACTAACAGTACTAACCCTATCATTTGCCATTTCAATAAGTTCATTCCATTCCAGTTCCCACTTTTCATCGCAATGAACTTCTGCAAGCCGGGATAACCTTCTTAACAGATTTCTCAGTATAATTACAAAATCAATATCGATAGTAAGTTTTCCCTTGTTTTTAATTCTTGTTGGTGTAAGAAAGTAAAAAGTAACTTGCTGGTAATTGAGTTGTGCTGCCTGTCTAACCAACTCAGTAGAATCCATCACATAAAAGTCATCCTGGATATGTGAATTACCATCATAAATAAGTAACTCCCTATTGTTATTAATGCTAATTACTTTCTCAAGTGAATATTTCCCTTTATCTTTCCCGATCCCTATTCGCCCCAGCTCTTCAAATGCAAAAATAATATATGGGATATAGTCTACTGCACGACCAACAAGAATGATATGAAAATCCAGTTCATCCTCAATTCCATAATACTGCCTTTTATCTAAAGTTGGCTCGATAACAAAAGGATGTGGTACGTATTCGTCTTTTGATCGCTTCCCTTCTTTCGCTTCCCTGGGAATTGGGGTCTCAAAAACATATGAATAGATGCACTTATACCGGTGTACACATTGTACACATTCCTTCCTTTTTTCAATACACACTGTTTGCTTGAGGGCAGTGCCAAAGCCGCCCCTGAGGGTAGAGCCTTTGTAAGGTGGTAGAATAAGTTCTTTTTGCGGTTTGATAGTAAACTGCTATTTTGATAGTTTCATTTAAACTTGTCTCCCCCCTCCTTTTTAGTAGCTCTTTATTTTTAAAAATATATAAAAGTACGGAAAATTTCAGCAGACATTTTTTAGTCCCGGATCACCTAAATTAATCTAAAATCAGCCAAATGCCGTCCCCCTCTCATGCTTCACTTCATCCTTTATCCCGGCTTTCTTCCCCCTAACAAGCTTTGGTCTGGCAGGTGTGGAACTAAAATACTGTCATGCGGTTTCAAAGTCATACGATATAATGCCAGGGCATGTGATTTCACAGTGCAGAAAATGGAAAGAAAGTAATTGCACAGTTGTGTATAAACCACGCAAAACTATAAATATAACTAAAACATTTAATATACATTGTGATAAAATGAGCGTAATACTTGACAAAAATGCTTGTGATAAAAGTCCTTACTGTAAGATGGTCTCGCTGTGTCCGACTGGAGCAATCTCAGTGAAGGAAGGTGAGTATCCCGTGTTCAATGCGAAAACATGTGAGGATTGCGGGCAGTGCGTCAGTGTATGTCCCCATCAGGCATTATCCCTGGCTTAGTCAAGGAGCAGTCCAGGAGCACTTTGAAATGGACGATGAACTGGAAGAAATAAGGAAGAAAAAACTGAAGGAGTTGCAAGATAGAATGAACAAATCACCTTTATCCGATGTACCCATAGT
This ANME-2 cluster archaeon DNA region includes the following protein-coding sequences:
- the cas2 gene encoding CRISPR-associated endonuclease Cas2; this encodes MMDYGKRWQNILLDHGVRVQYSVFECLVDAKTLDKLVVMLSPFTEGSDSIRFYQICEACLKKMVLLGSGEVTEEVTEEVLFHLI
- a CDS encoding CRISPR system precrRNA processing endoribonuclease RAMP protein Cas6: MCIEKRKECVQCVHRYKCIYSYVFETPIPREAKEGKRSKDEYVPHPFVIEPTLDKRQYYGIEDELDFHIILVGRAVDYIPYIIFAFEELGRIGIGKDKGKYSLEKVISINNNRELLIYDGNSHIQDDFYVMDSTELVRQAAQLNYQQVTFYFLTPTRIKNKGKLTIDIDFVIILRNLLRRLSRLAEVHCDEKWELEWNELIEMANDRVSTVSSELKWYDWKRYSQRQGTKMKMGGFLGEITFEGELAEFMPFIKLGELLHMGKGTVYGLGKYEIKGE
- a CDS encoding 4Fe-4S binding protein, whose amino-acid sequence is MSVILDKNACDKSPYCKMVSLCPTGAISVKEGEYPVFNAKTCEDCGQCVSVCPHQALSLA